The following coding sequences lie in one Vibrio sp. BS-M-Sm-2 genomic window:
- a CDS encoding IS4 family transposase: MSLESQLANTFRSCNTFHHFDKYSDILSPELIQQGFEQAGVATVRRRRLPLEAVLWSVVGMSLFRQQSVWDIANQLDIVLPDKQRFVAPSAVVQARQRLGEEGVKQVFKKMAAHSYQASNFETWCGLNLLSVDGVVWRTTDTPENHQEFKAQRNQSSENIYPKVRMVCLMELTSHQLIDSAFSDYRTSEMRLAEELIEQTPNHSLTIFDKGYYSLGLLNRWNKVGQERHWMLPVRKDFQYEVVHKYSRSDAIVAIKTTPQARKKFSDLPETIEARLVSKIIKGKEYQVLTSMCDGLRFPGEDIVELYRYRWEIELGYREMKQTLLDSEYTLRSKRPDMVKQELWGILLAYNLIRQVMTKAASKLDSIWPNQLSFTSSAMAVTQYFAALPLTSPGKLPKHYEVLLQQVSMFILPPRREDRSYPRWVKLKPKKYATNRKNASQLN, from the coding sequence ATGTCTTTAGAAAGCCAACTTGCTAATACTTTTCGGTCATGTAATACCTTCCATCACTTTGACAAATACTCTGACATTCTTAGTCCAGAGCTTATCCAGCAAGGCTTTGAGCAAGCTGGCGTAGCAACCGTTAGAAGAAGACGGTTACCTTTGGAAGCAGTACTTTGGTCCGTTGTTGGAATGAGTCTCTTTCGTCAACAATCTGTTTGGGATATCGCTAACCAACTCGATATTGTCCTGCCAGACAAACAACGCTTTGTTGCACCAAGTGCTGTTGTTCAAGCGAGGCAGAGATTAGGTGAAGAAGGTGTAAAGCAAGTCTTTAAGAAGATGGCAGCGCATAGCTATCAAGCGTCTAACTTCGAAACTTGGTGTGGATTAAACCTTCTCTCCGTCGATGGTGTCGTTTGGAGAACAACAGATACACCTGAAAATCATCAAGAATTTAAAGCGCAGCGTAATCAATCATCTGAAAATATTTACCCTAAGGTACGTATGGTTTGCTTGATGGAGCTTACAAGTCATCAACTAATCGATAGTGCATTCTCTGACTATCGCACCAGCGAAATGCGGCTCGCAGAAGAGCTCATCGAGCAAACACCAAATCATTCTCTGACTATTTTTGATAAAGGATATTACTCTTTAGGGCTGCTTAATCGTTGGAACAAAGTAGGTCAAGAAAGGCATTGGATGCTCCCTGTGAGAAAGGACTTTCAGTATGAAGTCGTCCATAAATACAGCCGGAGTGACGCTATCGTTGCCATAAAAACAACACCTCAGGCAAGAAAGAAGTTCAGTGATCTCCCTGAGACAATAGAAGCAAGGTTAGTATCGAAAATTATCAAGGGTAAGGAATATCAGGTACTTACATCAATGTGTGATGGGTTGCGCTTTCCTGGTGAAGACATCGTAGAGCTCTATCGCTATCGTTGGGAGATCGAATTAGGCTATCGGGAAATGAAGCAAACCTTGCTGGATAGTGAGTATACATTGCGAAGTAAGCGGCCAGATATGGTCAAACAGGAGCTCTGGGGAATTTTGTTAGCCTATAACCTTATAAGGCAGGTTATGACAAAAGCAGCGAGTAAGTTAGATAGCATCTGGCCGAATCAATTAAGCTTTACGAGTAGTGCCATGGCTGTGACTCAATACTTCGCTGCTTTACCTTTAACGAGCCCGGGAAAACTACCTAAACACTATGAAGTGTTATTACAGCAAGTATCTATGTTTATCCTACCACCCCGAAGAGAAGATAGAAGCTATCCTCGCTGGGTAAAACTGAAACCCAAGAAATATGCAACAAACAGAAAAAATGCCAGTCAGCTTAACTGA
- a CDS encoding DUF1244 domain-containing protein: MTEFKYKDLSQEEQDKLDAATFRRLLAHLDNNKDVQNIDLMILAGFCRNCFSKWYKAEAEQQGLDLDIDDARERVYGMTYDEWKQNHQPKATPEQLAAFEAKQKPE; this comes from the coding sequence GTGACTGAATTTAAATACAAAGATCTTTCTCAAGAAGAACAAGATAAGCTGGATGCAGCAACCTTTCGTCGCCTGTTAGCACACCTAGATAATAATAAAGATGTTCAGAACATCGATCTGATGATCTTGGCTGGTTTCTGCCGTAACTGTTTCAGCAAATGGTACAAAGCGGAAGCTGAGCAACAAGGCTTGGACTTGGATATCGATGACGCTCGTGAACGCGTATATGGCATGACTTACGATGAGTGGAAACAAAACCATCAGCCTAAAGCGACGCCTGAACAACTAGCAGCATTTGAAGCGAAGCAAAAACCAGAATAG